From a single Campylobacter concisus genomic region:
- a CDS encoding DUF2325 domain-containing protein, giving the protein MSVLVIGADEITPIKAVLHDLGAEKIEHWDARNENRVNRKPIPQDTECVVMLTSFLNHNTMKTIKTQAKKRNIPIVCAKRSVSCVFCEYCKVFGLDKEFGCKE; this is encoded by the coding sequence ATGTCAGTTTTAGTTATCGGTGCAGATGAGATAACGCCTATCAAGGCAGTTTTACATGATTTGGGAGCTGAGAAGATAGAACACTGGGATGCTAGAAATGAAAACCGCGTAAATCGCAAGCCAATCCCTCAAGATACCGAGTGCGTGGTGATGCTAACTAGTTTTTTAAACCACAACACGATGAAGACTATTAAAACTCAAGCAAAAAAGAGAAATATTCCAATTGTTTGTGCAAAAAGAAGCGTTAGTTGCGTATTTTGCGAGTACTGCAAGGTCTTTGGGCTAGATAAGGAATTTGGATGCAAAGAATAA
- a CDS encoding DMT family transporter: MNTHHLGILLTLVGGILWGFSGVCGQYLFSLGINSDFLVPYRLMLAGIVIVIFYAFKEPSVVFAPIKDIKLLGEFLVYALLGLMMTQYAYFYSIELSNAAVATVIQYTAPVLILAVICLKEKRAPRPLEILALLCAMLGVFFLSTHAQISSLVISPKALFWCLVSAICVCVYNLAPARLNAKYSVTLTLGWGMVMGGVVLACYMRVWEFAGLNWINQWLAFIAVITLGTIFAFSFYMIGVKLIGAAKASLLACIEPLSAAFFGYFWLGTKFVFWDFLGFALIISCIFLLSKREKL; encoded by the coding sequence ATGAATACTCATCATCTTGGGATACTCCTTACTTTAGTTGGCGGTATCCTTTGGGGATTTAGTGGGGTTTGTGGGCAGTATCTATTTTCACTTGGTATAAATTCTGATTTTTTGGTGCCATATAGACTGATGCTAGCTGGCATTGTTATTGTAATTTTTTATGCTTTTAAAGAACCAAGTGTCGTTTTTGCTCCGATTAAAGATATAAAACTCCTTGGTGAGTTTTTAGTCTATGCCCTGCTTGGGCTTATGATGACGCAGTACGCCTACTTTTACTCCATTGAGCTTTCAAATGCCGCAGTTGCAACTGTTATTCAATACACCGCGCCAGTTCTCATCCTAGCCGTCATTTGCCTAAAAGAGAAGCGAGCACCAAGACCACTTGAAATTTTAGCTCTGCTTTGCGCGATGCTTGGCGTATTTTTCCTGAGTACACATGCTCAAATTTCATCTCTTGTCATCTCGCCAAAAGCCTTGTTTTGGTGCTTGGTGAGTGCCATTTGTGTTTGTGTTTATAATCTTGCTCCAGCAAGGTTAAATGCGAAATATTCAGTCACTCTCACACTTGGCTGGGGCATGGTTATGGGCGGAGTAGTGCTTGCTTGTTATATGAGAGTTTGGGAATTTGCTGGGCTTAATTGGATAAATCAATGGCTGGCATTTATTGCTGTTATTACGCTTGGCACCATTTTTGCATTTAGCTTTTATATGATAGGTGTTAAGCTAATAGGCGCAGCAAAAGCTAGTTTATTAGCCTGCATAGAACCACTAAGTGCAGCATTTTTTGGCTACTTTTGGCTTGGGACAAAATTTGTATTTTGGGACTTTTTAGGATTTGCTCTAATAATCTCTTGTATATTTTTACTATCAAAAAGAGAAAAATTATGA
- the nifJ gene encoding pyruvate:ferredoxin (flavodoxin) oxidoreductase, giving the protein MAKIMKTMDGNEAAAHAAYAFTEVAGIYPITPSSPMADYTDMWAAQGKKNLFGMPVKVVEMQSEGGAAGTVHGSLQVGALTTTYTASQGLLLKIPNMYKIAGQLLPGVIHVSARSIAAQALSIFGDHQDIYACRQTGFAMLASGSVQEVMDIAGVAHLAAIKGRVPFLHFFDGFRTSHEIQKVEVLDYAHFDRLLDREALQKFRDEALSPESPKTRGTAQNDDIYFQTRELANRYYDAVPDIVAEYLKEISKITGRDYRPFNYYGDPHATRVVVAMGSVTQTLEEVVDHLRAKGEKVGVLKVHLYRPFSLKYLFDVMPETVKKIAVLDRTKEPGSLGEPLYLDVKAAFYGRKNQPVIVGGRYGLSSKDVDPAQMLAVFENLNLSEPKNGFTVGIEDDVTFTSLKVGEKISLSDASVKECLFYGLGADGTVGANKNSIKIIGDKTDLYAQAYFAYDSKKSGGYTRSHLRFGKNPIRSTYLVSNPHFVACSVAAYLEIYDVIDGIREGGTFLLNSIWDAEQTVAKLPNKVKKILAAKKVNFYIINATKLAREIGLKNRTNTIMQSAFFKLADIIPFADAQKYMKEYAHKAYAKKGEAIVEMNYKAIDMGADGLVKVAVDPSWANLTDDAANEEKYVGDEFIEKIVKPINAARGDSLPVSAFVGFEDGHFKSGTTAYEKRGIGVMVPKWIEENCIQCNQCAFVCPHAVIRPFLIDENELAAAPQTVQDHVLDAKGKEVKGLKYKIQVSPLDCTGCELCAQNCPSKEKSLVMVPLSEEMEKNEQENADYLFKKVTYKDDLMSKESVKGVGFAQPLFEFHGACPGCGETPYIGLVTRLFGDRMIVANATGCSSIYGGSAPSTPYTTNKDGKGVAWANSLFEDNAEFGMGMNVAVETLRHRIEDVMLRTKDAAPNALAALYSDWIAHKNDGEKTTQITKILTPLLEQNLSIPGVKEILELKRYLVKKSQWIIGGDGWAYDIGFGGLDHVLASGENVNVLVLDTEVYSNTGGQSSKSSRAGSIAQFTASGKPMQKKDLGYIAMTYGNIFVAQINSNASQANTIKAIAAAEAYDGPSLVIAYSPCIAHGIKGGMAYSGGQGELATKCGYWPTYVYDPRLIKEGKNPLKMTSKEPDWSLYEEFLLNEVRYNSLKKTNPQHADELLAKNKADAQRRYRQLKRLSLADFSDEIESGAPKSAEDVSADTAAE; this is encoded by the coding sequence ATGGCTAAAATAATGAAAACTATGGACGGAAATGAGGCTGCGGCGCACGCGGCTTACGCATTTACGGAGGTTGCGGGCATCTACCCGATCACCCCTAGCTCGCCGATGGCTGATTACACCGATATGTGGGCGGCTCAGGGCAAGAAAAATTTATTCGGCATGCCCGTTAAAGTAGTTGAAATGCAAAGCGAGGGCGGGGCTGCGGGCACCGTGCACGGCTCGCTGCAAGTAGGCGCGCTAACTACGACGTACACGGCTTCGCAAGGACTTTTGCTAAAAATCCCGAACATGTACAAAATCGCAGGCCAGCTACTACCCGGCGTCATCCATGTGAGCGCGCGCTCTATCGCGGCTCAGGCGCTTTCTATCTTTGGCGATCATCAGGACATTTATGCCTGTCGCCAGACGGGATTTGCCATGCTGGCAAGCGGCTCCGTGCAAGAGGTCATGGATATCGCGGGCGTCGCGCATCTAGCGGCGATCAAGGGTCGCGTGCCGTTTTTGCACTTTTTCGACGGATTTCGTACGAGCCACGAGATACAAAAGGTCGAGGTGCTTGACTATGCGCACTTTGATAGGCTTCTTGACCGCGAGGCGCTACAAAAATTTAGAGACGAGGCGTTAAGCCCCGAAAGCCCGAAAACTCGCGGTACGGCGCAAAACGACGACATTTATTTTCAGACGCGCGAGCTAGCCAACCGCTACTACGACGCGGTGCCTGATATCGTGGCCGAGTATCTAAAAGAAATTTCAAAAATCACGGGACGCGACTATCGTCCGTTTAATTATTACGGCGATCCGCACGCTACTCGCGTCGTAGTCGCGATGGGTTCGGTTACGCAAACTCTCGAAGAGGTCGTCGATCACCTGCGCGCAAAGGGCGAAAAGGTGGGCGTGCTAAAGGTGCATCTATACCGTCCGTTTAGCCTAAAATACCTCTTTGACGTGATGCCTGAAACGGTAAAAAAGATCGCCGTGCTAGACCGCACCAAAGAGCCGGGAAGCCTCGGCGAGCCGCTATATCTGGACGTCAAGGCAGCGTTTTACGGACGCAAAAATCAGCCCGTGATCGTGGGCGGCCGCTACGGCCTAAGCTCAAAAGACGTCGATCCTGCGCAAATGCTAGCCGTATTTGAAAACCTAAATTTAAGCGAGCCAAAAAACGGCTTTACCGTCGGTATCGAGGACGACGTGACCTTCACCTCGCTAAAAGTCGGCGAGAAAATTTCGCTAAGCGATGCAAGCGTGAAAGAATGCCTATTTTACGGCCTTGGCGCGGACGGTACCGTTGGGGCGAACAAAAACTCCATCAAAATCATCGGCGATAAAACCGATCTTTACGCGCAAGCGTATTTTGCCTACGACAGCAAAAAATCGGGCGGCTACACGCGCTCGCACCTGCGTTTCGGTAAAAACCCGATCCGATCGACCTACCTCGTCTCAAATCCTCACTTCGTAGCCTGCTCAGTTGCGGCGTATCTTGAAATTTACGACGTCATAGACGGTATCCGCGAGGGTGGGACGTTCCTGCTAAATTCGATCTGGGACGCCGAGCAGACGGTCGCTAAACTGCCGAATAAAGTAAAGAAAATTTTAGCCGCCAAAAAGGTAAATTTCTACATCATCAACGCCACTAAGCTAGCTCGCGAGATCGGGCTAAAAAACCGTACGAACACCATCATGCAGTCGGCGTTTTTCAAGCTAGCCGACATCATCCCGTTTGCCGACGCTCAAAAATACATGAAAGAGTACGCACACAAAGCCTACGCCAAAAAGGGCGAAGCGATCGTAGAGATGAACTACAAGGCCATCGACATGGGCGCTGACGGACTGGTTAAGGTCGCGGTCGACCCTAGCTGGGCAAATTTGACGGATGACGCCGCTAACGAGGAAAAATACGTCGGCGACGAATTTATAGAAAAAATCGTCAAGCCTATCAACGCCGCCAGAGGCGATAGCCTGCCTGTTTCGGCGTTTGTTGGCTTTGAAGACGGACACTTTAAATCAGGCACTACGGCCTACGAAAAACGCGGTATCGGCGTGATGGTGCCTAAGTGGATCGAGGAAAACTGTATCCAATGTAACCAGTGCGCCTTCGTCTGCCCGCACGCGGTGATCCGCCCGTTTCTCATCGATGAAAACGAGCTCGCCGCCGCGCCACAAACCGTGCAAGATCACGTCCTAGACGCCAAAGGCAAGGAGGTAAAAGGGCTAAAATACAAGATCCAAGTGAGCCCTCTAGACTGCACGGGCTGCGAGCTGTGCGCTCAAAACTGCCCAAGTAAGGAAAAATCGCTCGTCATGGTGCCTCTATCAGAGGAGATGGAGAAAAACGAGCAGGAAAACGCCGATTATTTGTTTAAAAAGGTAACCTACAAAGACGACCTGATGAGTAAAGAAAGCGTCAAGGGCGTGGGCTTTGCGCAGCCGTTATTCGAGTTTCACGGCGCGTGCCCTGGTTGCGGCGAAACGCCTTATATCGGGCTTGTTACGAGACTATTTGGCGACCGTATGATAGTAGCAAACGCGACCGGTTGCAGCTCGATCTACGGCGGTAGCGCGCCTTCGACGCCTTATACGACGAACAAAGATGGCAAAGGCGTAGCGTGGGCGAATTCGCTCTTTGAGGATAATGCGGAGTTTGGCATGGGTATGAATGTCGCGGTCGAGACGCTGCGCCACCGCATCGAAGATGTGATGCTACGCACTAAAGACGCCGCGCCAAACGCTCTAGCTGCGCTATACTCAGACTGGATCGCGCATAAAAACGACGGCGAGAAAACGACGCAAATCACTAAAATTTTGACCCCTCTTTTGGAGCAAAATTTAAGCATCCCGGGCGTAAAAGAAATTTTAGAGCTAAAAAGATATCTCGTCAAAAAATCCCAGTGGATCATCGGCGGCGACGGCTGGGCATACGATATCGGCTTTGGCGGGCTTGACCACGTACTAGCCAGCGGCGAGAACGTAAACGTGCTCGTACTTGACACCGAAGTCTACTCAAATACCGGCGGCCAAAGCTCAAAATCAAGCCGCGCGGGCTCGATAGCGCAGTTTACCGCTAGCGGCAAGCCGATGCAGAAAAAAGATCTAGGCTACATCGCGATGACCTACGGAAATATCTTCGTCGCTCAAATCAACTCAAACGCGAGCCAAGCAAACACGATAAAAGCCATCGCCGCAGCCGAGGCCTACGACGGACCTAGCCTCGTGATAGCGTATTCGCCGTGTATCGCGCACGGTATAAAAGGCGGCATGGCCTACTCCGGCGGTCAAGGCGAGCTAGCGACCAAGTGCGGCTACTGGCCGACCTACGTCTACGATCCGCGCCTAATCAAAGAGGGCAAAAATCCGCTCAAAATGACCTCAAAAGAGCCTGATTGGTCGCTTTACGAGGAGTTTTTGCTAAACGAGGTTCGCTACAACTCGCTTAAAAAAACCAACCCGCAGCACGCAGACGAGCTGCTGGCTAAAAACAAGGCCGATGCGCAAAGACGCTACCGCCAGCTAAAACGCCTAAGTTTGGCTGATTTTAGCGACGAGATCGAGTCTGGCGCGCCTAAAAGCGCCGAGGATGTCTCTGCCGATACCGCAGCCGAATAA
- a CDS encoding GTP pyrophosphokinase family protein: MTKEEELCQKFTGETHIFKAWGEFVYEQIINYLKELRIDSADFLKISTPVRIKDVDSLIAKAFYRSKGYTNPYEDITDKVGIRFVVLLEDDVKKICNAIESINKWTYSKDRDYEIERSDEPFLFNYQSMHYVVRSESILNFKGIDIPKNTPCEIQIRTLLQHAYSELTHDKIYKSNIDPTSETKRVIAKSMALLETTDEFFQKANNIINQLPIFKLYEVLKNKFTAIHGVIRNISKANTHILYAYYDFINKKNFTKTDFDEFDKIVKLNLNKTYLNDQPIIYFVYYLCEHNKNIAKTKWPYTMDELTPYFTQLGKTID, from the coding sequence ATGACCAAAGAAGAAGAACTATGCCAAAAATTTACCGGCGAAACACATATATTTAAAGCATGGGGAGAGTTTGTATATGAACAAATTATAAATTACTTAAAAGAACTTAGGATTGATAGTGCGGATTTTTTAAAAATAAGTACACCCGTTAGAATAAAGGATGTAGATTCTTTAATAGCAAAAGCTTTTTATAGAAGCAAAGGATATACGAATCCATATGAAGATATAACAGATAAGGTCGGTATAAGATTTGTTGTTTTGCTTGAGGATGATGTAAAAAAAATATGCAATGCAATAGAAAGCATAAATAAATGGACTTACTCCAAAGATAGAGACTACGAAATAGAAAGATCAGATGAGCCATTTCTATTTAATTATCAGTCGATGCACTACGTAGTTAGATCAGAAAGTATTTTAAATTTTAAAGGTATTGATATACCAAAAAATACTCCATGTGAAATTCAAATTAGAACACTTCTGCAACACGCTTATAGTGAATTAACCCACGATAAAATCTATAAATCAAACATTGACCCAACAAGCGAGACAAAACGCGTTATCGCAAAAAGTATGGCTCTATTAGAAACTACTGACGAGTTTTTCCAAAAAGCTAACAATATTATTAATCAATTACCTATTTTTAAATTATATGAAGTATTAAAGAATAAATTTACGGCTATACATGGAGTTATTAGAAATATTTCTAAGGCAAATACACATATTCTCTATGCCTATTATGACTTTATTAATAAAAAAAATTTTACAAAGACAGATTTTGATGAATTTGATAAAATAGTAAAATTAAATCTTAATAAAACATACCTAAATGATCAACCTATTATTTATTTCGTATATTATTTATGTGAGCATAATAAAAATATAGCAAAAACAAAATGGCCTTACACAATGGATGAACTGACTCCTTATTTTACACAATTAGGAAAAACTATTGATTGA
- a CDS encoding DNA-deoxyinosine glycosylase, with amino-acid sequence MNKTQTHPFKPIFDKNSKILILGSFPSVVSRKFGFYYANPQNRFWRVLAGILNASTPASTDEKINFLLAHRIAIYDAAISCKIKGSSDAKMTAVVPANLEPIFGGARIAQVFANGGKAHEICEKYLKTQILNATGKSPVKLPSTSPANANFSFERLAQEWTVISEALKDG; translated from the coding sequence ATGAATAAAACTCAAACACATCCTTTTAAACCGATTTTTGATAAAAACTCTAAAATTTTAATCCTCGGCTCCTTCCCTTCCGTCGTTTCTCGCAAATTTGGCTTTTACTACGCAAATCCGCAAAATCGCTTTTGGCGTGTGCTGGCCGGGATTTTAAACGCTTCGACGCCTGCGAGCACGGATGAAAAGATAAATTTCCTGCTTGCTCATCGCATCGCCATCTACGACGCCGCGATCTCGTGCAAGATAAAGGGCTCGAGCGACGCCAAAATGACCGCCGTCGTGCCTGCAAATTTAGAGCCGATCTTTGGCGGAGCGCGCATAGCGCAGGTATTCGCAAACGGCGGCAAAGCGCACGAAATCTGCGAAAAATATCTAAAAACTCAAATTTTAAACGCAACGGGTAAATCGCCCGTCAAACTACCCTCGACTAGCCCGGCAAACGCAAATTTTAGCTTTGAAAGGCTCGCGCAAGAGTGGACGGTTATCTCGGAGGCTCTAAAAGACGGATAA
- a CDS encoding Sua5 YciO YrdC YwlC family protein produces MIFLAQTDTTAGFLSKDYKEINKAKMRDENKPCLITTAKFSVLNELVRVPKKYKNFIRRSRKATFLYPNLKAIRVVKECEHEKFLAKFDWLYSSSANKNGQNFNEAWAMSVADKIVDDHFFEDAPSKIYKISRKKIKRLR; encoded by the coding sequence ATGATATTTCTAGCACAAACTGATACGACAGCTGGCTTTTTGAGTAAAGATTATAAAGAGATAAATAAGGCCAAAATGCGTGATGAGAATAAACCTTGCCTTATCACGACAGCGAAATTTAGCGTTTTAAATGAGCTTGTTAGAGTGCCAAAAAAGTATAAAAATTTTATACGCCGTTCAAGAAAAGCCACATTTTTGTATCCAAATTTAAAGGCTATTAGAGTCGTAAAAGAGTGCGAGCACGAAAAATTTTTAGCTAAATTTGACTGGCTTTATTCAAGTAGTGCGAACAAAAATGGGCAAAATTTTAATGAAGCTTGGGCTATGAGCGTGGCTGATAAAATAGTAGATGATCATTTTTTCGAAGATGCTCCATCAAAAATTTATAAAATTTCTCGAAAAAAAATAAAACGCTTAAGATAA
- a CDS encoding toxin-antitoxin system YwqK family antitoxin, whose amino-acid sequence MKILKFLFLLPLLAIGAQALEPKIVMKPEASLKNGLYYVKGKLYDGTLKMLRYSVEDLYDVNAMGMVYPRLKPLPPTLIREIDVQGGTAVRYRDYFDGRDKPSNEYPLKNGVREGTAKHYHADSGALMDESEYKAGVRDGRYRRYYFDEGGALKQEGTYKADRREGVFTDYYVSGEVSARSPYVGGMRNGEDFDYYKSGKIRGKRTYKEGKREGAETWYYESGAVEETGEYKNDRKNGVWKRFYENGKTRVVENYKDGEKDGVAREYYPSGKLRGEYEYKDGRQTGAGLDYYESGALAAKVMFKNGRYHGLYEEYHENGKLKARVMFEDGLETGEARHYYANGKLEAEGEFERGRLIRAKKYDESGKLISDKSDKNGLPRE is encoded by the coding sequence GTGAAAATCCTAAAATTTCTATTTTTACTTCCGCTTCTAGCGATCGGAGCACAGGCGCTGGAGCCAAAAATCGTAATGAAGCCCGAAGCGAGCCTCAAAAATGGGCTTTACTACGTAAAAGGCAAGCTCTACGACGGCACGCTAAAGATGCTTCGATACAGCGTCGAGGACCTATATGACGTAAATGCGATGGGCATGGTCTATCCGAGGCTAAAACCTCTGCCGCCTACTCTTATACGCGAGATAGACGTGCAGGGCGGCACGGCGGTGCGATACAGGGATTATTTTGACGGCAGAGACAAGCCCTCAAACGAATACCCCCTAAAAAATGGCGTCCGCGAGGGCACGGCGAAGCACTACCACGCAGATAGCGGCGCTCTGATGGACGAGAGCGAATACAAAGCGGGCGTCCGCGACGGGCGCTACCGCCGCTACTACTTTGACGAGGGCGGCGCATTAAAGCAGGAGGGCACCTACAAGGCGGACAGGCGAGAGGGCGTATTTACCGACTATTACGTTAGCGGCGAGGTTAGCGCACGCAGCCCATACGTCGGCGGGATGCGAAACGGCGAGGACTTTGACTACTACAAAAGCGGCAAAATCCGCGGCAAGCGAACGTATAAAGAGGGCAAGCGAGAGGGCGCGGAGACGTGGTACTACGAAAGCGGCGCCGTGGAGGAGACGGGCGAGTATAAAAACGACCGCAAAAACGGCGTTTGGAAGCGATTTTACGAAAACGGCAAAACGCGCGTGGTAGAAAATTACAAAGACGGCGAAAAGGACGGCGTCGCGCGCGAATACTACCCAAGCGGCAAGCTACGAGGCGAATACGAGTACAAAGACGGTCGCCAAACGGGCGCGGGGCTGGACTACTACGAGAGCGGGGCACTGGCGGCGAAAGTGATGTTTAAAAACGGGCGCTATCACGGGCTGTACGAGGAGTATCACGAAAACGGCAAGCTAAAAGCCAGAGTGATGTTTGAGGACGGGCTGGAAACCGGCGAGGCGCGCCACTACTACGCAAACGGCAAACTCGAAGCCGAGGGGGAGTTTGAGCGCGGCAGGCTCATCCGTGCCAAAAAATACGACGAATCGGGTAAGCTAATCAGCGACAAGTCTGATAAAAACGGACTTCCGAGGGAGTAA
- a CDS encoding M3 family metallopeptidase, with translation MIDKHWIESDVRENKAGGAFFVSLPKFKQPRIFTTYMDTLSHLIQQAHELGHAWHYYLMRDLPVLSANFPMSLAESASTFNETLLRNELKKDDSLRVEILWQELKSAANFLLHISVRYEFETSFLKLRQKGQVSKKDANDLLKQAWDKFYKDSTSDVEEFLPYFKPHFYKTDNYIYNYPYSVGYLLSQFFLSEFKKDEANFCKIYKQFLIECGTKSVEELVKKHFKKDTTKCEFWLIGIDEALKNLDEFKKVVTV, from the coding sequence ATGATAGACAAACACTGGATAGAAAGTGATGTGCGAGAAAATAAAGCTGGCGGAGCATTTTTTGTAAGTTTGCCAAAATTTAAACAACCAAGAATTTTTACCACATATATGGATACTCTTTCGCACTTAATCCAGCAAGCTCATGAGCTGGGGCATGCTTGGCACTACTACTTGATGCGTGATCTTCCGGTTTTAAGCGCAAATTTTCCAATGAGCTTAGCTGAGAGTGCAAGCACATTTAATGAAACTCTTTTACGAAATGAGCTAAAAAAAGACGACTCACTTAGGGTAGAAATTTTATGGCAGGAGCTAAAAAGCGCTGCAAATTTTTTACTACACATAAGCGTTAGATACGAGTTTGAAACTAGCTTTTTAAAGCTGCGACAAAAAGGTCAAGTCAGCAAAAAAGATGCAAATGATCTTTTAAAACAAGCTTGGGATAAATTTTATAAAGACAGCACGAGCGATGTTGAAGAATTTTTGCCATATTTTAAGCCACATTTTTATAAAACAGATAACTACATCTACAACTATCCTTATAGTGTCGGTTATCTACTATCACAATTTTTTCTAAGTGAGTTTAAAAAAGATGAAGCAAATTTTTGCAAAATTTATAAACAATTTTTAATAGAGTGTGGCACAAAAAGCGTGGAAGAACTAGTAAAAAAACACTTTAAAAAAGATACGACAAAGTGCGAATTTTGGCTGATTGGCATAGATGAAGCGCTAAAAAATTTAGATGAGTTTAAAAAGGTAGTGACTGTATAA
- a CDS encoding DUF799 domain-containing protein encodes MKNSLKFIAFAFLAVFFTGCSIKEPEPYDYSEFLQKRPHSILVLMPTNDSTEISGPAAVLANAVAPLSEAGYYVFPVALVNDTFKLNGITEPSEIAAVPLNKLDKIFHADSVLYINIKDYGTSYAVISSSTKVVLEAKLIDIKSGATLWQGSAMAAEDSSSGQSSLLGMLVSAVISQVANTISDRSYDLAVMADAYLFSRDCHNCILYGPYSPYYGKDAQLHKDR; translated from the coding sequence ATGAAAAATAGCCTGAAATTTATAGCCTTTGCATTTTTAGCAGTATTTTTTACGGGCTGCTCTATAAAAGAGCCTGAGCCATACGACTACTCAGAATTTTTACAAAAAAGACCTCACTCTATCTTAGTGCTTATGCCAACAAACGATAGCACAGAAATTTCAGGTCCAGCTGCTGTTTTGGCAAATGCAGTCGCGCCACTAAGTGAAGCAGGATACTATGTATTTCCAGTGGCTCTTGTAAATGATACCTTTAAACTAAATGGCATAACCGAGCCAAGCGAGATCGCAGCCGTGCCACTAAATAAGCTTGATAAAATTTTCCATGCCGATAGTGTACTTTACATAAACATAAAAGATTATGGTACGAGCTATGCGGTCATCTCAAGCTCAACAAAGGTTGTCCTTGAAGCAAAGCTTATCGATATAAAAAGCGGCGCTACTCTTTGGCAAGGCAGTGCTATGGCAGCAGAAGATAGCAGCAGCGGTCAAAGTAGCCTACTTGGCATGTTAGTCTCAGCTGTCATCTCACAGGTGGCAAATACCATCTCAGATAGATCGTATGATCTAGCAGTAATGGCAGATGCTTATTTATTTTCAAGAGATTGCCATAACTGCATACTTTATGGACCATATTCGCCGTATTACGGCAAAGATGCACAGCTTCATAAAGATAGATAA
- a CDS encoding sugar transporter, producing the protein MISVHRVAYLRVIALAFCAFIFNTTEFVPVPLLSDIAKDFDMSTADTGLIITIYAWSVTILSLPLMLLTANLERRSLLLKVFIVFVVAHTLCAFAWNFKILIIARLMIAIAHAIFWAITASLAVRLAPINKSSQALGLLALGTSLAMILGLPLGRILGDALGWRVTFGLIGIFAVGVGVWLYKILPLLPSKNSGSLKSLPELARNGLLMVVFLLTAIIISAHFSTYSYIEPFAKNISGFDGKFITIFLLIFGVAGVVASLLFSKFYKLIPNAFSAISIMLILCCLLLLNFIAKNEVLMLVLAFIWGLGIAGVNMSFQIKVLNLASNATDTAMAIFSAIYNIGIGAGALIGHQTIVHLGEQNIGNVGSFFAASGLIIFLFTVSKVKRI; encoded by the coding sequence TTGATAAGTGTTCATAGGGTAGCCTATTTAAGGGTTATAGCTCTTGCTTTTTGTGCTTTTATATTTAACACTACTGAGTTTGTCCCAGTGCCACTTTTAAGTGATATTGCGAAAGATTTTGACATGAGCACGGCCGATACCGGCCTTATCATCACGATTTATGCGTGGAGCGTCACGATACTCTCTTTACCGCTTATGCTTTTAACTGCAAATTTAGAACGAAGATCTCTTCTTTTAAAAGTTTTTATCGTATTTGTTGTAGCTCATACGCTTTGCGCCTTTGCTTGGAATTTTAAAATTTTAATTATTGCTCGGTTGATGATAGCTATTGCCCATGCCATTTTTTGGGCTATCACTGCTTCACTTGCTGTTAGGTTAGCACCGATAAATAAAAGCTCGCAAGCTCTTGGATTGCTAGCTCTTGGTACATCGCTAGCGATGATACTTGGTCTGCCACTTGGAAGAATTTTAGGTGACGCACTTGGTTGGCGTGTAACCTTTGGACTGATCGGAATTTTTGCTGTTGGTGTTGGAGTTTGGCTATATAAAATTTTGCCACTTCTGCCAAGTAAAAACTCAGGCTCGCTTAAAAGCTTGCCAGAGCTTGCAAGAAATGGCCTTTTAATGGTCGTATTTTTACTAACTGCAATTATCATAAGCGCGCATTTTAGCACCTATAGCTACATTGAGCCATTTGCAAAAAATATCAGTGGCTTTGATGGAAAATTTATCACAATATTCTTGCTTATATTTGGTGTTGCTGGCGTAGTTGCAAGCCTGCTTTTCTCTAAATTTTATAAGCTTATTCCAAATGCATTTTCTGCAATTTCTATCATGCTTATTTTATGTTGCTTGCTTTTGTTAAATTTTATTGCTAAAAATGAAGTTTTAATGCTAGTCTTGGCCTTTATTTGGGGGCTTGGCATAGCTGGTGTAAATATGAGCTTTCAAATAAAAGTGCTAAATCTTGCCTCAAATGCAACTGATACCGCAATGGCGATATTTTCGGCTATTTATAACATAGGCATCGGAGCAGGGGCACTAATAGGGCATCAAACGATAGTTCATCTTGGCGAGCAAAATATCGGTAATGTTGGTAGTTTTTTTGCCGCAAGCGGACTTATCATATTTTTGTTTACGGTATCTAAGGTTAAGAGAATTTAG